The DNA segment CTTGCATTTCTCATCATATTTGTGGTTCAGCAAGAATGTATGGTAAGCATCAAAATAAATATCAGTATTGGTAGCTGGTTTGTTCTTGCCTGTTTCAACAGGAGCGTAACTCCTGCACAACCGTTTCCTGACTAATTAACTGAAATTTCTGAAGCTACATATGTAGGGAGTAATAGACTCCTCTTCCCATCTGAAATAAGCCAGCAGCTTCCAGGAGCGCGTTGGTAGTGTGTTTGGGTGTAAGTGTACGTGTATTTTCCCTGGAATTGTCCTCACCCTGTTTCTGGTGGGGCTTGGATGACTCCCTGGCCTGGGTGGGTTGCAACTTGATTGGAAGTGGAACTGGGATCCCCACTACCTGCCCTGCCTTTGGCTACCTCAGAGAGCTCAGTAATTGGTTATTAATTAACGTGTTGCCCGCAGAAGTGGAGAAGAAGGGGCTGTGGGCGGCGATGGCCGAGCAGGAGGTGATGGCCGAGCAGGAGCTGTGCAGTGTGCGGCAGTTGGAGGTGCCACGGCGACGGTTCCGTGCGTGGTCACAGCCCGGCGACATCCCCACCAGGCAGTGGAGCCGCCATGGCTGCCACACACGcagcggggctgcagggccgAGGCAGGAGTGCCGGCGCTCGGAAGGCAAACCTCAGCCAGCACGTCCAGGAGCTGCACACCATCATCACCTTGCAAGGTGCTGCCCCTTCAGCTTCGCGGGGACAGCCCGGGGAGGGTGGGGGCTCTTGGTCCCTGCATAGTCCTGCATGGTACCAACAGCAGCTTAATGTCCTCCAGAGCAAGGGAGGAAGTTTTTCACGCAGTCATGGGAGGAAAAGCTTGGTCAGAACAGAGAGCTGCTCCCCCACCTACGTGAGGCGGTGCAGGAGGACGTCCGTGCCCTGGGCGTTGTTCAGAAGGTACCGGCAGGTCCCATGTGCTGTACCCCTGCCTGGTGCTGGCCCTGCagagccagctcctccagcagtcCTCTCCAGGAGCAGGCAGCGCAGGGCCGCATTGGGATGTGACCGTCCCCAGGCTGGCAGTGACATGctctctctgcccctctcctgctCACAGTGCAACAAGCTCACCATTTCTGAGGCTTGCAGAGCGCAGAAGCACTTGGGCATCACTTTGGCCAGGAAGACAGTGGAGGTAACAGCAGGGTCCGGCAAGACACGGAGTGTTCGTGTGTGGTCCCTTGGGTCCCTTTCCACTGCAGGACCCATCCATGCAGGTCCTCCTTTAGGTCCCTGAGCAgatccctctgccccagcagagcTCCTGGCCGTCCCACCCTGTGTGTCCCTGCAGCTGCCCAGGTTCCTGCGGGGTCCAGCTGCATCCCTGGGAGAGAGGGATGCTGTCTCTGCCCTTCACTGCCTCTCCCAAGGTTATGACCTGGTTATCAGCCTGTGGAGATAGATGTGCCGGCCCCGCACAGCTGCCTTTGCCCGGGGGCCTCTTGCAGAGACAGAGAGGTGCCACTGCTCTCCGCCAGCATCCAAATCTGGGGCACTGATCAATTTTATTGACACCCAGCCCTGGGTCTGTGTTATGCAGAGTCCCTAAGCCCGACCCACCATTGCCATCAGCATATGTTCACCTCTGCCTTacccccaccagccccccagAGCAAAGCTGTCCCAGACCCCGTCCTGGAAAGGGAGTGACGGTGTCCTGGAGCAACATCCTAGCatgcccagctctgccttggggGGAGTCTTCCAGGAAGGACCCCCTTGTCCCATGGGTGCCCAGCAAGCCCTGACTCCAGCCTGGCGAATGTTCGCATGCCCATCCAGGTGGCCCAGGAGAAGCTCCGGGCTGAAATCTATGACCGGGTGAACACGTGCAACATGCTGCTGTACCAGCTGAGGCAGCGGAGCCGAGCCCGGGACGAGCTgaagaggcagctgcagcagctgcaggataCCAAGATGGATGACAAGCAGCACCAGGCGCAGGTGCAGGTACCCAGGACCCCTTCCTGGGGTGGCAGCACCCGCAGGGAGCTTTAATCCAACCTCTGCACCCCCCGGTTGGGTGCTAGCCTAGTTGGGTCACCCCGTGTACCCCGCCTCGTCTCTGCCCCAGGCGGTTCACCGGCTGGAGAACAACATTGAGAAGATGCTCACAAAAGTCCGTGCTGGACAGAAGGTGACCACCCTGTACCTGGCAGTGCGGGATGTGCTGAGGAAGGTGAGGTCCTCCTCACTGTGCCATCATCCCACCTGCCTCCCCTGCAAAGGTGGGGAGCTGAAGGGGCTGAACTGGTGTCAaggggctgtgctggtgggacacCCTCCCGAACCAGCGAggtcctcctgctcctctccatcCCCCCACAGTGCAGGGGTTCCCTGGGTCTTGGTGGGATGATGTGCTGTGGTTCCCTTTGTCCCAGGAGCTGGCCAACCTGCCTCTGCACCTTGACCTCCTGTGTGGGATGGCCGAGCTGTACCATGGGGAGCTGGAAGACATGGAGCTCATGGCCTTGGATGCCCTCAAAGCCGCTGATTTAACCAAGGTGAGATGGTCCGGGGCACCTCGGGGCCCTTTGCCACCCTCCAGAGCCCACAGATGACACCATGTGCTGGGCTAGTGAGTCTTCCTGCAATAAAGAGCAAAAGAGACtgagctgggcttgcccacagcACCTAGATGCCTCCATATCTTCTCCCAGGTCTCACTCTTGGGCCAGGTTGCCTGAGGCACCAGTCATGGTGAAGGCAGCATGCTTCATCTTCCAGTCCTCCTTGCCCAGTTTTCTTCCCAGCCTGTTTAcatggggaggcggggggggggggggggggggggggttggtggtgtaATTTTTGACGCTGGCCATCCCAGAAGCTCAGCTGGCCCACAAAGGTCCATTCTGGCTTTGGCTGCCACTTCCCCCTTCTCTGATATGTTCCAGGAGGACATGGCCAAGATGGAAACCCAGTTCCTTGCAGAGAGAGAGTTCAGGTACCACTCCCTGGCCTCCCAGAAGGTGCACATCGACAGACACTGGCTCAAGGAAGCAAGCGAAAGGCACCTGAGAGTGGTGagctgggggaaggcaggcagcaggcgggctgcaggcagggctgcaggcagatggCAGGCATCAGTGCTGAGGCCCCTGTGAGTGGggtgggctgcagggccagctcccccagggtgccagcagcTCAAGGGGTGACAATGAACATCCTTGCAGCAAGCCAGGTACGAGCTCACCATGGACTTCCCGAACTTGCTCCCACAGGACCCGCTGGTGGGTGAGTACCTGTCGGGGTGCATGGGGTGGGACACGGGCGCAGCCACAGACCATCCTTCCATGCTGCTTCCCTCCCACCTCAGGCACCAAACTGGAGGCCACCAAGTCCCAGATGGAGTGCAAGGCCCTGGTGACTGAGAAGATAGAGAAAGCCAGGGCTGCAGTACAGTGTTCCCGCCTCTGGGTAATGTAAAAACTCATCTCTGGTAAAACCTGGGGCTGCTCAAGCCCTGGGGAGCTGAGACCTCTCTGCTCGCCTTGTTTCATTGCGGGGTTATCTGGTCTCCTCTGCCCCTGGAGCCCCCCAAAGGCCCTCTTGTgtgggcagggatggagctgcTTTTCTCCATGACATGAGCTTGCAGCAGTCCATGGTGCAGAAACCTCCCTGAGGCCATGGCCAGGATCCTGTACCTTGCAGGAGTGCCGTGGGCTGAGTCCTCATGCTCTCCCCCGGCCAGGACATccccagcaggctcctggcacAGCAGAAGTCCTCGGTGGACCTGGAGCAGTATGTCAAGGAGTGCAAGGAGAAGAAGCAGGCACTGAAGAACACACTGAAGGAGTTGGAGCTGAAGCAGGCTGAGCTGAAGTTTCGCCAGCCCCCCAACACAATCAGGTGCTGCTAGCCTTGGGACAGTCATGCCAACTGGGCCATCAcccttggggcggggggggtgggacGTGAGCCGCTCACCCCGCCTGCACAGGGAGTTTTTCTGAGCAGGGTGCTCCCAAAGCTCCTGCTGTGGCAGCAGGAGGACCCTTGCTCCTTGCCTGACATGGGAAGTGGCACCAGCAGCATGGAGTTGGGTTGCAGGCAGCATCTCTGCTCTGCAACCTGAGCAGCTTTTGCAACAGATTCGGGGTGTCTCTGCACCCCTATGCACTTGTATGGATGTGAATGTGGTTGGTTCCAGGATGCTGGAGGAGGAGCTGAGGATGAACCTGCAGTGGGAAGAGGCTCGGCTGGAGCAGATGCAAGCCCAGATGCTGAGGAACCAGGAGCTCCTGCTCGAGTTTGAGAATGGCATCGACAACCTCTTTGTCCATTTGCATGGCATCACTGTGCCTGGCCAGGTACCTGCGTGGCACTGGGATGAGAACAGCCCTGGCCAGTGCTTGGTGGTGCAATGGCACAGTGCAGTAACACTTGGTGCAGCCACCATCACCCCAAGTGGCTCATTTTCCCCACCAAGGTGGTTGTTCTCTCTCTGACCCCAGGACGATTCTCTCGAGGCCAGGGGAGTGGAGGAGAAGCTCCAGCACTGTGAGCAGAAGCTGCAGTACCTGGTGCAGCGGGTGGCCAACCTGCCCTCCCACAGTCACAGCCCTGACGAGGACAATGAGGTGCTTGGGGGCTCCATCCCTGATGTGGTCTTTGGGACCCATATGGGGCTCTCCTGGATGGTCCATCACAAGCTGTCCTCCCAGCTGGGAGGATGGAGGTGGCCCCAGGGAAGAGCCATGGAGCAGCTCAGTCCTAGGTGGCACTGGGCACTACAGGGTGTCCCCTCTAGGGGAACATCGAGGTGGGGCACCCCTTGGGTTGTAACACGCACCTCCCCTTCAGCAATTAACCCAGAGTGTCTTTCACAGACTTTTGTGAAGGTCAGAAATTTTCTAGAGAAAACAATCATGAATGATCCACAGAACCTGAAGATTTCCTTTGAGGATATAGGCAGTAGGGTCCAAGGTAGGAGAGCACAGCGGGGTCATGTCCCACAGCAACTGTCCTAGTCCCTGTCCACTGGGATTTCTGGGCCTCCTTGCCTGTCTCCCACTGTCCCAGCAGACCCCAACCCATGAATTGCTTCCCAACGTTGGGACTGACCTTGGCTGTCTCCAAGGCTTTGAGAGTGGGTGGTGATTTTAGATGGGGATGTGGGAGAACAAAGGCAGCTGGTGGGGTGGTCAGTGTTGAGCCGCTGCAGGAAGAAGGAGAGATGTGGTGGAGCAAGGAAGGAGACCCTTGTCTTCAGAATCACCTGGTTGTGAAGAATAACCAGTGCTTGACTCTGCCTGTGGCCTCCTCCTATAGGATGCTCTTGGAGGAGACAATGAGCTTTTGGCACCTTTTTCTAACAAAATGTGAGCTGTACCCACCATCCCATAGCTCCAGACCTTTATGGGAAGCCCCAGCAGTGTTGAAGATGGGCCACAGCGGTGGCATCACCAGGTCCTGCAGGTCACCCTGGGATGCTGGGGTAGAAGAGTCAGTGTGACAGTGCCTGTGCCTGAGGGCTTGGCATGAGGGCTCTCCAGGACGCCACCAGCCCTCCAAAACCTGCTAGCTCTTCCCAGGGATGCAGGCACAGCACAGGTGCCCCTGCAGACCCTCTCCAGCCCATTCCTCTCCACTGTCTCCTCCAGACCCCTTTGATTTTGCTGACAAAGACAATGGCCTTGTCCTCACCCGGGAAGACATCAAGAAGCAGGGGCTGCACCTGattgaaagcaagaagaaaagtggCAAGAAAAAGTAGTGGTTGCTTCACAAGGGCTTTGGATGCCCCAGACCGTCTGTTGTGCTTTGGATGCCACAGACCACCCATTGTACCCTTTTTCCAGCAGGTTTAATAGAGCAGATCTTTTTCACTCCTCCCAAGCCTGTGGTAAAGCTGGAACGGGGGGTCCTGGGTCACTTCTGTCACCTGGAACACATGGGCGTcaaaccctgagaggtgttgaGCTGGGTTTGGAGGCAGCCCCAAACCCCTGCCCCTCACCCAGCTGCTGTCCCCACAGAGGTGGGGATGGGCTGAGGTGGGGACAACAAACCTGGGGGCAGGCTGGCTTTCTCCCCCTTGGTCCTGTGGGGCCAACACCTTCCTGGAACCTC comes from the Accipiter gentilis chromosome 6, bAccGen1.1, whole genome shotgun sequence genome and includes:
- the CCDC183 gene encoding coiled-coil domain-containing protein 183, translated to MAATHAAGLQGRGRSAGARKANLSQHVQELHTIITLQEQGRKFFTQSWEEKLGQNRELLPHLREAVQEDVRALGVVQKCNKLTISEACRAQKHLGITLARKTVEVAQEKLRAEIYDRVNTCNMLLYQLRQRSRARDELKRQLQQLQDTKMDDKQHQAQVQAVHRLENNIEKMLTKVRAGQKVTTLYLAVRDVLRKELANLPLHLDLLCGMAELYHGELEDMELMALDALKAADLTKEDMAKMETQFLAEREFRYHSLASQKVHIDRHWLKEASERHLRVQARYELTMDFPNLLPQDPLVGTKLEATKSQMECKALVTEKIEKARAAVQCSRLWDIPSRLLAQQKSSVDLEQYVKECKEKKQALKNTLKELELKQAELKFRQPPNTIRCRMLEEELRMNLQWEEARLEQMQAQMLRNQELLLEFENGIDNLFVHLHGITVPGQDDSLEARGVEEKLQHCEQKLQYLVQRVANLPSHSHSPDEDNETFVKVRNFLEKTIMNDPQNLKISFEDIGSRVQDPFDFADKDNGLVLTREDIKKQGLHLIESKKKSGKKK